The Pseudoalteromonas sp. GCY genome includes the window AAGAATTTGTGAACCCAATGGAATGTCTTTGCCTTTTAGACCTTTTGGGATCCCTTGGCCATTAAATTTTTCAAACTGATGGTAAATCGCTTCGGATACGTCAGATAAGTGCAGCGCAGGCATCAACATAAGCTGTGCAATGGAAGGATGCGTGTAATAAATTTTCTTTTGTGCTTCGCTTAGCTTTCTGGGTGGCGATTTATAAATTTCCGGATCCATTGCGAGCAAACCTACTTCAGCTAAATATCCAGACATCATTGCCGTTTCTGCTATTTCATTTGAAAGTTCTAGCTTCTTAGCTATGATTTTGCATAACTTGGCAATACTCTTTGCTTTTTTACCATCGATAAAGGGATTCGCATTCAGGAAATTATAGAGCAATTCTACGGTAGCCCGATGTTCTTTGCGTTCCTTTTGATTAGCTTGCTCTAATTGACTTAATACTTTACGGATCTGCGCAGTGCGTCTTTGTACAAGTCCTTCAAGATTTTCGTTTAATTCTGTGAGTTGCGCATTTTTTTGTACTACCTCTTCATTTAACTTCTTATTTAAGCTCTTTAACCTGTATTTCTCAGAACATTCTCTCACAGTATGTACGAGTATATCGTTATCCCAAGGTTTTTGAATGTATGCATGGATCCCACTTTCATTAATAGCTTTAATTGTTGAAGTAAGATCAGAGTATCCTGTAAGTAATATCCGTTGCGTATCTGGGCAAATACGCTTTACTTCATGCAAAAATGTGGCGCCATCCATTTCAGGCATCCGCATATCACTAATAACAACTTCAAAAGAGGAGTCACGGATCAGCGTCAAGGCTTGCTGTGGATCACTACAGAGCTCAGCGTGAATTCCATTTTGACGGAATAAGCGATTTAACGACCGTATCACATTCGTCTCATCATCGAGACAAAGCACTCGTATCGCTTCATTTGAAGTCGTTGATTGCTCAGCAAATTCCAAAGTTCAATCTCCTAAATGAATTAATTTAAACTTAGTTCAAAAAGCAAGCCACGACAAGAAACCGTTAAAATACGTCTTAAGTCTAATATTACCCTTCAACCTTATTAATAACTTTTTAATATATGCTTAAGAAACAAACTGGTAACT containing:
- a CDS encoding HD domain-containing phosphohydrolase, coding for MEFAEQSTTSNEAIRVLCLDDETNVIRSLNRLFRQNGIHAELCSDPQQALTLIRDSSFEVVISDMRMPEMDGATFLHEVKRICPDTQRILLTGYSDLTSTIKAINESGIHAYIQKPWDNDILVHTVRECSEKYRLKSLNKKLNEEVVQKNAQLTELNENLEGLVQRRTAQIRKVLSQLEQANQKERKEHRATVELLYNFLNANPFIDGKKAKSIAKLCKIIAKKLELSNEIAETAMMSGYLAEVGLLAMDPEIYKSPPRKLSEAQKKIYYTHPSIAQLMLMPALHLSDVSEAIYHQFEKFNGQGIPKGLKGKDIPLGSQILAVARDYYDNLYSANGSDKEKADLALDLIRTYRGNFYSPEVVDILEQAVSNNELGQEQVGSVDILTTEKLKPGMKLGLALHSNQGILLLPKGHTFTDKSIDKLKQLETQRPIPFRIMVKR